The nucleotide window TTAATAGTTATACACTACCTAAAACAAAAAAAATAATAACAAGAACCTCTATTGTTTTAGGAAATAAAGGAGGTGCGTTTCCTTTAATGAAGAGTATGACAAAGTTTGGATTGGGTGGTAAACAAGGAGATGGAAATCAATTTATAAGTTGGGTAACTGAAAAAGATTATATAAAAGCTATTAGTTTTTTAATTAAACAAGAAGCAGGTATTTATAATATATGCGTACCAAACCCAATTAGAAATAATGAATTTCAAAATAAATTACGAAGTAAGCTAAAGGTTTGTTTTGGTATTAATTCTCCTAAATGGATATTGAAATTAGGTGCTAAGCTTATAGGTACAGAACCTGAATTATTATTAAAAAGTAGAAAAGTGTACCCAGAGAAGTTATTAAGTTTAGGATTTAAGTTTTCTACAAATACTTTTAACGAATTTAAAATTTAAAACATGCCTACGATATTATTATTCACAAAAATAAAAGCAGCAAAAAAAATAGTATTTGATCTTTCAAGAAGTATAGAGTTGCATAAAATTTCTACAAAAAAAACAAATGAAAAAGCAATTGCAGGTAAAACATCTGGTTTAATTGAATTAAATGAAACGGTAACGTGGAGAGCAAGACATTTAGGAGTTTACCAAAATTTTACTTCTAAAGTAACTGGATGTAAAGAGGCTGATTTTTTTGCAGATATAATGGTTTCTGGAGCATTTAAAAGTTTTAAGCATGAACATTATTTCTCTTTTAAAGAGAATGTAACTACATTGGTTGATGTATTAGAATATACTTCACCATTTGGTGTTCTTGGAAAGTTTGTTGATATGTTATTTCTTAAAAAATACATGACTAATTTTCTTTTAGAAAGAAATAAAACGATAAAAGAATTTGCAGAGACTAATAAGTGGAGGAGGATATTAAATTATAAAAACTAATAATATGAGTTTCTTAAGAGCTGAGTGGCGAAAATTAATAATGATAAATTATGAAGTAAATCCAGGTGTATTAAAGCCTTATTTACCTTTAGGTACAGATCTGGATTTTTTTGAAGGGAAGTGTTATGTAAGTGTAGTTGGTTTTATGTTTTTAAATACAAGGTTATTAGGTGTTAGGGTTCCTTTTCATGTTAATTTCGAAGAGGTGAATCTTAGGTTTTATGTGAAAAAAGAAAAAGAAGGAGAGATAAAAAGAGGAGTGGTTTTTATAAAAGAAATTGTTCCTAAGGCTGCTATAACTTTTGTCGCAAATACTATTTATAATGAAAATTATCAAACACTTGAAATGAAACATTTATGGAATTTAAAGAAGAACAAAATGAATATTACATATAAATGGAAAATAAATAATGAATGGAATTCAATTGAGGTTGAAGCTTTAAATAATTTAGAAAAAATAGAAAAAAAATCTGAGATCGAATTTATTGCAGAACATTATTGGGGATATTCAAAAAACAATAATAAAACAACTGAATACGAGGTAAAACACCCAAAGTGGGAATTTTACCCAGTAATCAATCATAAAATAGATGTAAATTTTTTAGAAACGTATAATAAAGATTTTCTTTTTTTAAGAAATCAAAAGCCTACCTCAGTGTTTTTGTTAGAAGGCTCTGAAGTTTCAGTAGAAAATAAAGTGAAATTTTAATTATGGTTTTTGATTCTATCAAATAAAATTGATGATTCAACAAATTTTCGATGTTCTTTATTTGTTAATTCTTCTAATAAATCGAATGAAGCAATATAACTAACCAAACTACCATTTGAAGAAATAAACTTTCCATCTTGAACTACAGAAACCTTGTTGTCATCTGCTACGTTTAAATTTGGATACTCAGTTTTTAATGCTTTCCCTCCAGTAACATAGGTTACAATTTTTTTATTGTCAGCAATTCCCGTTTCTCCTATTAAAAAGGCTCCAGCGCAATGACTAGCAATATAGTCGGTTGATTTATTTTGCTCTTTTATAAAGTTAACAAGTTCTTTGTTGTTAGCTTGTTTTTTAGGAGTATAAGAGCTTGGTACGACTAGAACTTTTAAATGAGGTACATTATTTAGAATATAATCAGGCTTAATTTTCAAACCATGAGCACTTTTATATGTTTTGTTTTCTGGAGCAATTGTAATAACATTGAAAAGTTTTTTTTGCTCAATACTTGAGTTTGAAAAGACATCTAAAGGAGCAATAACTTCATTAATAATTACTCCTTCAAATATTAAAATCCCAATGGTTGGTAGGTTTAGATCGATAAGTTTTAATTTCATTTTTTCTTGTTGTTGAATTATGTTAGTTTTATTTGATATGCTGTTATTTTTTTGTTGTTTGATGCAACTAAAAAAAGTTAGAAAGACTAAGCATAAGGTTATATTTTTCATTTTGTATTTATTTTAATACAAAAGTAAAATAGCATTTAATGAAAAATATTAATCAAGATTAAGAAATGAAATTATTTGTTTTTAGCTTTTATTTTACTAACAAATTCAGGAGACATTCCTAAATAAGAAGCAATCATATATTGCGGTACTCTTTGTGTAAATTTTTGGTTTTCTGTAACAAACTTATTGAAATTTTCTTCACCAGAAAGACTATAAATAAATTCGATTCTTTTTTGAATTGCTATGTATGTTTTCTCCATTATTATTCTAAATAAACGTTCAGTTTTTGGTAAAACATTACAAAGTTTATTAAATTCATTTATAGTTAATTCCAGTATTTCGGTATCTTCAATTGCTTGTATGTATAGTTTTGATGGAACCTTGTTTATTAAACTTTCATAATCTGTAATCCACCAATTATCAATTCCAAAATGTATAATTTGTTCATTACCTTTAGTATCAATATAAAATAAACGCAAACAGCCTTTTGTTATAAAATATCTAGACTTACAAACCTGTCCTTCGTTCAGTAAAAACTCTTTTTTTTTAGCTTTTTTAACTTTTAAATGCGATTGAAATAATTCTATTTCAGTGTCAGAAATACTAATATATCGTTTAATATATTCAACCAAATTTGAATTCATATTTTAAGAATATTATTATTAGTTATCGCAAGAAAAAGATGTATTTAATATATGTAAGCGCCCTGTTTTTTTATGTATAACTACTTGGTAAATCCTATTATAAATACTCTCATCAAAAGGCTTAATTTTTTCTCCAACCAATAATCCTGCTAATACACCAGTTGTATTACTATGGCCAACAACTAATGCATCTTGTTTTTTATCAATTAATGTTTTTGAAAATTGAGTAAGCTCTCTTGG belongs to Tenacibaculum sp. MAR_2010_89 and includes:
- a CDS encoding TIGR01777 family oxidoreductase; its protein translation is MKIVIAGGTGYLGELLTEYFKKEKENQIYILSRKQRVNSDNVSYLQWNGVSKGYWAQLLNNTDVLINLTGKSVNCRYNHKNKELIYQSRLDSTAILCEVIQNLEHPPKVFIQSSSATIYRHSENKLMTESKGDIGIDFSMDVCKKWEQVFNSYTLPKTKKIITRTSIVLGNKGGAFPLMKSMTKFGLGGKQGDGNQFISWVTEKDYIKAISFLIKQEAGIYNICVPNPIRNNEFQNKLRSKLKVCFGINSPKWILKLGAKLIGTEPELLLKSRKVYPEKLLSLGFKFSTNTFNEFKI
- a CDS encoding Crp/Fnr family transcriptional regulator, which codes for MNSNLVEYIKRYISISDTEIELFQSHLKVKKAKKKEFLLNEGQVCKSRYFITKGCLRLFYIDTKGNEQIIHFGIDNWWITDYESLINKVPSKLYIQAIEDTEILELTINEFNKLCNVLPKTERLFRIIMEKTYIAIQKRIEFIYSLSGEENFNKFVTENQKFTQRVPQYMIASYLGMSPEFVSKIKAKNK
- a CDS encoding SRPBCC family protein; the protein is MPTILLFTKIKAAKKIVFDLSRSIELHKISTKKTNEKAIAGKTSGLIELNETVTWRARHLGVYQNFTSKVTGCKEADFFADIMVSGAFKSFKHEHYFSFKENVTTLVDVLEYTSPFGVLGKFVDMLFLKKYMTNFLLERNKTIKEFAETNKWRRILNYKN
- a CDS encoding YqjF family protein, which produces MSFLRAEWRKLIMINYEVNPGVLKPYLPLGTDLDFFEGKCYVSVVGFMFLNTRLLGVRVPFHVNFEEVNLRFYVKKEKEGEIKRGVVFIKEIVPKAAITFVANTIYNENYQTLEMKHLWNLKKNKMNITYKWKINNEWNSIEVEALNNLEKIEKKSEIEFIAEHYWGYSKNNNKTTEYEVKHPKWEFYPVINHKIDVNFLETYNKDFLFLRNQKPTSVFLLEGSEVSVENKVKF
- a CDS encoding DJ-1/PfpI family protein, with protein sequence MKLKLIDLNLPTIGILIFEGVIINEVIAPLDVFSNSSIEQKKLFNVITIAPENKTYKSAHGLKIKPDYILNNVPHLKVLVVPSSYTPKKQANNKELVNFIKEQNKSTDYIASHCAGAFLIGETGIADNKKIVTYVTGGKALKTEYPNLNVADDNKVSVVQDGKFISSNGSLVSYIASFDLLEELTNKEHRKFVESSILFDRIKNHN